The Nitrospiraceae bacterium genome segment AATCCAGAGAAACCGATCGTCCATGGATCAAGAGGTATTGGAGAAACGACGCATCCGGTCAGGCACGGCTAGAGTCCCTTGGTCGCCACTTGCTTCCAGAAGCTCCACACATATTGAGCACCGGACGCATACCCGAGGATGAGCGACAGGTAAAGGGTGACGATCCCGGCCAAGTGGAGATTACCCAGAGCAGACAGGGCTGTCCCCTCGAGAATCAGCAACACGATCGCGATCACTTGCAACGCCATCTTGTATTTGCCGCTCGTTTCTGCCGCGATGATCATCCCTTCGGTCGCTGCAATGGCGCGGATGCCTGTGACCGCGACCTCACGGGCGATGATCAGAATCGCCACCAGCGCGCTCACGCGATCCACGTTGACCAGCAGAATCAATGCCGACAAGACGAGCAGCTTATCGGCGATTGGATCGAGCAACTTGCCGAGCTTGGTGACCT includes the following:
- the pgsA gene encoding CDP-diacylglycerol--glycerol-3-phosphate 3-phosphatidyltransferase yields the protein MNWVIDMWKQVGQESINVPNLLTLTRILLIPVFVMLFATPDPHRSIIAAIVFVVAAVTDLLDGYLARRSGQVTKLGKLLDPIADKLLVLSALILLVNVDRVSALVAILIIAREVAVTGIRAIAATEGMIIAAETSGKYKMALQVIAIVLLILEGTALSALGNLHLAGIVTLYLSLILGYASGAQYVWSFWKQVATKGL